CTGCCCTGGACCCGGTGCAATCCCAACGGTCAGGGTCCACGGCAGGCCCAGATCCGAGCCCCCAGCCGGATCGGGACCTCAACCCTCCAGGAGCACCACCGCCCGGGCCTGGACGTGCCTGGGGGCTAGGCCCTCCGAGGTCTTGAAGGTGAGGCCCACCCGGTCCTCGGGGAGGTTCAGGAGGTGGGATAGGTTTTCTCTTAGGCCCTGGCGGTGGGGGGAGAGCTTGGGCTGGTCCAGGGTGATGACGAGGCTCACCTGGATGAGGCGTCCTCCCCGGGCGGCCACCAGGCTTAGGGCCTCCTCTAGGAAGACCGCGCTCCGCACCCCCCGCCACCTGGGGTCGGTGTCGGGGAAGAGGAGGCCGATGTCCCCGAGGCCAAAGGCGGAGAGCAAGGCGTCCGTGAGGGCGTGGAGGGCGGCGTCCCCGTCGGAGTGGGCCTTGGCCCCTAGGGGGCTTGGCAGGAGGAGGCCGCAGAGGTAAAGGGGCCGCCCCTCCTCAAGAAGATGGCTATCCTCGCCGTAGCCCAGGCGCATGGCTATACTCTAGGGCATGCCGAGCTTCCAGGAAGCCCTGGCCCTCATGGAGGCCTGGACGGAAAGCGACTCCCTTAGGCGGCACATGCGGGCGGTGGAGGTGGCCATGCGGGCCTACGCCCGCCGCTACGGTGAGGACGAGGAGCTTTGGGCCATGGCCGGGGTCCTCCACGACATGGACTACGAGAAGCACCCCGAGGCCCACCCTTACCGGGGGGTGGA
The genomic region above belongs to Thermus sediminis and contains:
- the ispF gene encoding 2-C-methyl-D-erythritol 2,4-cyclodiphosphate synthase; its protein translation is MRLGYGEDSHLLEEGRPLYLCGLLLPSPLGAKAHSDGDAALHALTDALLSAFGLGDIGLLFPDTDPRWRGVRSAVFLEEALSLVAARGGRLIQVSLVITLDQPKLSPHRQGLRENLSHLLNLPEDRVGLTFKTSEGLAPRHVQARAVVLLEG